One window of Paenibacillus sp. FSL K6-3182 genomic DNA carries:
- a CDS encoding DUF4362 domain-containing protein, with protein sequence MIKWVLTLAAALVLLSGCSEKSGRPSDNMTNPTTAPAPGETFTPLAKPEAFPAVSNPYDADQAAENGDIVNVHGKMYNIDKWKLFLANLDVGVPDQVRITQYTIEGDPIFYELVYDGAEVITYTYDNSRDGFGSNAGRPSTLCRGIELEEDKELGSHYKLTGCDSETSNTFWFTNVESEAEQGSQ encoded by the coding sequence ATGATTAAATGGGTGTTAACATTAGCGGCAGCATTAGTGCTGCTATCGGGCTGCAGTGAGAAGTCGGGCAGACCTAGTGACAATATGACTAATCCTACTACTGCTCCTGCACCGGGGGAGACGTTTACGCCTTTAGCGAAGCCGGAAGCGTTTCCCGCTGTGTCTAACCCTTATGATGCCGACCAAGCAGCGGAGAACGGCGATATCGTGAACGTTCACGGGAAAATGTACAATATCGACAAGTGGAAGCTGTTTCTTGCGAATCTAGATGTTGGCGTGCCGGATCAAGTGCGTATTACGCAGTATACGATTGAAGGTGACCCGATCTTCTATGAGCTAGTCTATGACGGGGCTGAAGTGATTACGTATACGTACGACAACTCGCGTGACGGGTTCGGCAGCAATGCAGGTCGTCCGAGCACGTTGTGCCGAGGCATTGAGCTCGAGGAGGACAAGGAGTTAGGCTCCCATTACAAGCTAACCGGATGCGATTCTGAAACCAGTAATACGTTCTGGTTTACGAACGTAGAGTCGGAAGCTGAGCAGGGCAGCCAATAA